A window from Fragaria vesca subsp. vesca linkage group LG5, FraVesHawaii_1.0, whole genome shotgun sequence encodes these proteins:
- the LOC101305472 gene encoding carbamoyl-phosphate synthase small chain-like encodes MATAAFNLALLKPSAFSVPKPQNPSKIRIFTLRCSSAPTNAVSDLSKRPWKTSDARLVLEDGSIWRAKSFGASGTQVGEVVFNTSLTGYQEIITDPSYAGQFVLMTNPQIGNTGVNFDDEESMQCFLGGLVIRSLSISTSNYRSAETLGDYLAKRNIMGIYDVDTRAITRRLRQDGSLIGVLSTEETKTDEELLEMSRSWDIVGVDLISGVSCKAPHEWVDKTDPEWEFKLNRKDEGAFRVVAYDFGIKSNILRRLASYGCKITVVPSTWPASETLKMKPDGVLFSNGPGDPSAVPYAVETVKEILGKVPVFGICMGHQLLGLALGGTTFKMKFGHHGGNHPVRNLRTGEVEISAQNHNYAVDPKSLPDGVEVTHVNLNDGSCAGIAYPARNIMSIQYHPEASPGPHDSDYAFREFIELMKRVKVIA; translated from the exons ACCTGTCCAAAAGACCTTGGAAAACTTCAGATGCTAGACTCGTGCTTGAAGATGGTTCAATCTGGAGAGCAAAATCATTTGGTGCTTCAGGAACCCAAGTTGGTGAAGTTGTATTCAATACATCCTTGACCGG GTATCAAGAAATTATTACAGACCCCAGTTATGCTGGCCAATTTGTCCTGATGACAAACCCTCAAATTGGAAACACTGGTGTAAATTTTG ATGATGAAGAATCTATGCAGTGCTTCCTTGGTGGTCTAGTGATCAGAAGTTTAAGTATCAG TACGTCCAATTATAGATCTGCAGAAACTCTTGGTGATTATCTAGCAAAAAGGAATATCATGGGAATTT ATGATGTTGACACACGGGCTATCACCCGCAGATTAAGGCAAGATGGAAGCCTTATTGGTGTTTTAAGCACAGAAGAGACAAAAACAGATGAGGAACTATTGGAGATGTCTCGGTCATGGGACATTGTTG GGGTTGATTTAATAAGTGGCGTGTCATGCAAGGCCCCTCATGAGTGGGTTGATAAAACCGATCCTGAGTGGGAATTCAAGCTCAATAGAAAAGATGAAGGGGCTTTTCGT GTTGTTGCATATGATTTTGGTATCAAGAGCAACATACTCAGACGATTGGCTTCCTATGGCTGCAAAATTACTGTGGTGCCTTCAACATGGCCAGCATCGGAGACTCTTAAGATGAAACCAGATGGGGTCCTTTTCAGCAATGGCCCTGGAGACCCATCTGCTGTTCCATATGCTGTTGAAACGGTCAAGGAGATTCTTGGAAAGGTTCCTGTTTTTGGAATTTGCATGGGCCATCAGTTGCTTGGCTTGGCATTAGGTGGTACAACTTTTAAAATGAAGTTTGGTCACCATGGAGGAAATCATCCGGTCCGTAATCTTCGTACTGGAGAAGTTGAGATAAGCGCTCAG AATCACAACTATGCGGTTGACCCCAAATCACTTCCAGATGGTGTAGAAGTAACTCATGTCAATCTCAACGATGGAAGCTGTGCTGGCATTGCTTATCCTGCACGAAACATTATGTCTATTCAGTACCACCCTGAAGCATCCCCCGGACCTCATGACTCAGATTACG CTTTTAGAGAGTTCATTGAGCTGATGAAGAGAGTGAAAGTAATTGCATGA